One window of Vicia villosa cultivar HV-30 ecotype Madison, WI unplaced genomic scaffold, Vvil1.0 ctg.001794F_1_1, whole genome shotgun sequence genomic DNA carries:
- the LOC131636627 gene encoding UMP-CMP kinase-like isoform X2, with translation MLRRTTATLKSTLSLHITKEASKHNVYHFHRFTSGSPLHFQEKETVCPRHVDTVIAFVLGGPGSGKGTQCEKIVETFGFKHLSAGDLLRKEMVSDSDSMILDTIREGKIVPSAVTVKLILRELASGDNHKFLIDGFPRSEENRMAFERITGSEPNFVLFFDCPEKEMVKRVLSRNQGRIDDNIETMKKRLKIFEALNLPVVDYYAKKGKLHKINAVGTEDEVFEQVRRVFEQVSTVT, from the exons ATGTTGAGACGCACAACCGCTACTCTCAAATCCACTCTTTCTCTTCACATCACAAAG GAAGCTTCTAAACACAACGTTTATCATTTCCATAGATTTACCTCAGGATCGCCTTTGCATTTTCAG GAAAAGGAGACGGTTTGTCCCAGACATGTAGATACGGTTATAGCTTTTGTTTTAG GGGGGCCTGGTAGTGGAAAAGGTACACAATGTGAAAAAATTGTTGAAACCTTCGGATTTAAGCATTTGAGTGCTGGTGATCTTTTGAGGAAGGAGATGGTTTCTGATAGTGA CTCTATGATTTTGGATACAATTAGAGAAGGAAAAATTGTTCCATCAGCAGTGACTGTAAAATTGATTCTAAGAGAGTTGGCATCTGGTGACAATCATAAGTTTCTTATTGATGGTTTCCCGAGAAGTGAGGAAAACCGCATGGCTTTTGAAAGAATT ACTGGCTCAGAGCCaaattttgttcttttctttgacTGCCCTGAAAAAGAGATGGTGAAACGGGTGCTGAGCCGTAATCAG GGTCGAATTGATGACAATATAGAGACAATGAAGAAACGACTTAAAATATTTGAAGCATTAAATCTTCCAGTGGTTGATTACTATGCAAAGAAAGGGAAACTTCACAAG ATCAATGCTGTGGGAACAGAGGATGAAGTATTTGAGCAAGTTCGGCGAGTTTTTGAGCAAGTGAG CACGGTTACTTGA
- the LOC131636627 gene encoding UMP-CMP kinase-like isoform X1 yields the protein MLRRTTATLKSTLSLHITKEASKHNVYHFHRFTSGSPLHFQEKETVCPRHVDTVIAFVLGGPGSGKGTQCEKIVETFGFKHLSAGDLLRKEMVSDSEYGSMILDTIREGKIVPSAVTVKLILRELASGDNHKFLIDGFPRSEENRMAFERITGSEPNFVLFFDCPEKEMVKRVLSRNQGRIDDNIETMKKRLKIFEALNLPVVDYYAKKGKLHKINAVGTEDEVFEQVRRVFEQVSTVT from the exons ATGTTGAGACGCACAACCGCTACTCTCAAATCCACTCTTTCTCTTCACATCACAAAG GAAGCTTCTAAACACAACGTTTATCATTTCCATAGATTTACCTCAGGATCGCCTTTGCATTTTCAG GAAAAGGAGACGGTTTGTCCCAGACATGTAGATACGGTTATAGCTTTTGTTTTAG GGGGGCCTGGTAGTGGAAAAGGTACACAATGTGAAAAAATTGTTGAAACCTTCGGATTTAAGCATTTGAGTGCTGGTGATCTTTTGAGGAAGGAGATGGTTTCTGATAGTGAGTATGG CTCTATGATTTTGGATACAATTAGAGAAGGAAAAATTGTTCCATCAGCAGTGACTGTAAAATTGATTCTAAGAGAGTTGGCATCTGGTGACAATCATAAGTTTCTTATTGATGGTTTCCCGAGAAGTGAGGAAAACCGCATGGCTTTTGAAAGAATT ACTGGCTCAGAGCCaaattttgttcttttctttgacTGCCCTGAAAAAGAGATGGTGAAACGGGTGCTGAGCCGTAATCAG GGTCGAATTGATGACAATATAGAGACAATGAAGAAACGACTTAAAATATTTGAAGCATTAAATCTTCCAGTGGTTGATTACTATGCAAAGAAAGGGAAACTTCACAAG ATCAATGCTGTGGGAACAGAGGATGAAGTATTTGAGCAAGTTCGGCGAGTTTTTGAGCAAGTGAG CACGGTTACTTGA
- the LOC131636628 gene encoding pectinesterase inhibitor 4-like, whose amino-acid sequence MAFQLHNLIKITFTLLFISTLIQSTTSTYNTTTNSTSTTYKKFLKNQCTSTTYPKVCYKSLSPYTSKIKTNTLTLTKIAIYLALKSARSASLTLKNLSSKKLTHAETLVVADCSENVDDTVDSLEQSADGLVHLNGTRTSDERFQWDTIKTWMSSAITNAGTCTDEFDEMEVRSSVQKRIKTSVGNLASLTSNALAFVNRLDY is encoded by the coding sequence ATGGCATTCCAATTGCATAATCTCATCAAAATAACTTTCACCCTTCTCTTCATCTCAACTCTAATTCAATCCACAACATCTACATACAACACCACCACAAATTCCACATCAACAACCTACAAAAAGTTCTTAAAGAACCAATGCACCTCAACCACATACCCTAAGGTTTGCTACAAGTCACTTTCCCCGTAcacatcaaaaatcaaaacaaatacatTAACACTCACCAAAATCGCTATCTACCTAGCGTTAAAATCGGCAAGAAGTGCATCCCTTACATTGAAAAACCTAAGCTCCAAGAAACTAACACATGCCGAGACATTGGTTGTCGCCGATTGCAGTGAAAACGTCGATGACACGGTGGATTCGCTCGAGCAATCGGCGGACGGGCTTGTGCATTTGAATGGTACTAGAACTAGTGATGAGAGGTTTCAATGGGATACTATAAAGACATGGATGAGTTCGGCTATAACAAATGCGGGGACATGTACGGATGAGTTTGATGAAATGGAAGTGAGATCTTCGGTGCAAAAGAGGATTAAAACAAGTGTTGGGAATCTTGCTTCATTGACTAGTAATGCTCTTGCTTTTGTAAATAGACTTGACTATTAA